The sequence below is a genomic window from Lycium ferocissimum isolate CSIRO_LF1 chromosome 9, AGI_CSIRO_Lferr_CH_V1, whole genome shotgun sequence.
tgaatcataaacaagaCAAAATTTAATAGTCTGCTAAACAATTATTGGGGATAAGCAAAGTAACAGATGGCTTTTTCATTTGATAAGTACAAGTAAACAGAGAAGAGGGATCACTCTCTGAAGTAAACTCTTTCATTACTTGAAAACTATGAAAtgatacaacataaaattaccTTTTGTAAGGACATTAACTTCTCCAGTTTCTTGGCGCTCATGAACCTACAAGGGAAAACAAAAGAGAATAATGGTGTTTTAGTTTTACCCAAGAGGAAGAAAAAGTGGGCAGACAGCAAATTCAGCACACAACCAAAACTAGGTAAGTACAGGAAACACATGCCTTCTTATCATCATGATTCAACAatattttaattccttttcccttttcctttaGGAGGCTGGTACTTGGGTTGGGTATGGAAGTAAATACAACAAAGTGTTACTACATATTGAATTACCAAGTGAAGAAAATGATATTGGAAGTTGCTGATAATATTTGTCATTGCTATTGTCTGTTCTTTGGTTAGACTCATTAGCGGTATATGACTGcagaaattatttttaaatttgcaCTTCTCTCAATTATCAAGGAagagagaaagggaaaataaCCAGCCAGGCTCTAAACCAATCCTACTCAGATTGGTTACATACCCTAATCTatcacttgattctcttcagAATGACTTCACTTATCAGTCCCTtatattcttgttttccttGTCAAAGTTTGATAATCATTTGCACGTTCCTGATTTTACTACCAGTACACAGAAAATTTTGATGCATGCAACCAAGTTCCAATAGTCAAGCACAGCCAGATGATAGAATATTTTGTATAGAGAGAATACTTCCCAACATACCTTTATTACTCGATGGACAATTGGAATTTCACGTCCCTGTGCAACACAAAACAAATGACAGCAGAGAAATCAGCTAGATGATTTTAACTAATTGAAGACAATCAATGAATAGAAAGCATTTATGAGCAAAACTATATGGGTTCTATCAAATGAACCATTTTATTTCCTTGGATCAATCTTGGACTACATAACTACAGTTGTGTTTCTAGAAGAATGGCCCATGTTCGGTTATTCTCTACTTCTATCTTATCTATTAGTTATGAGAAAGTTTTGTATTTTAGTTAGAGACTGAGACCCTTTTttcttacccttctttctttcttctctctctctctctcataaACAAAATAGAATTGTTTACAGGTGCCAAGTTGTTTCTACGGAAACATAAATAACTCCAAAGTCACTGGCAAAGCTGACAATACAAAGAAATATTGTTTATCGTGTATGTTTATCTTCTGAAAAGCCAAAGTAACTCAGCAGAAAAGGTAAAACAGAAGATGCTGGTAAGCGCTACTTACATCAACATTAAACACAACAATTTCTCCCGCACGAATAGGATCCTTACTCATATGCAAGAAAAGAATGTCACCCTGCAAGAAAGTAGACAATGCTTTCAGTAATACAAAGTCAAAGGAGAAACTAACACTCCACTTAAAGAAGTATTTCTACTTCTCACTGCAgtgccaaagaaaagaaaaataattcagGAGAGTTTGCAGTTGAGGTTCTTTGACAGTACGAACGACTCCAGGATCATAATGTCATCGACACATGAAAGGCGTCCATTGCATAGCGTTAAATATAGGAAGGctcattatttattttcaaataaaaagttGCCACTGAGACCCTGAAGTCTATGTCTGCAATAAGCTGTCTCCATAAGAAGATATATCTATTATCTGGCATAAATCATGGTATTTAGATGATATACCAGATAGTTAAACCACAAGCTATCTTCTTCTGACTCCCTTTCTTTAGTTTTGTATCTTAATTTCCTCTAGTCTTTCAACCTCTGGTAAAGAATCTTTAGCAAAGGATAAAGAAACAGAGTAGACTAGCTCACCCTTTTAAAGCCAGGTTCCATACTTCCAGAAAGCACAACCACCACAGGTGATTCGCTGCCAGTTACACACATCAACGCTTTCCATATTATAAGTGCTGATGTAACGATCATCCCTGAAAGTGATTATGTGAAAATGGGTCAGAATAAAGGATATTAACATTTACAATAAAGTAAAGAACAGAATCTTTCTACTGTCATTTTCATACTATTTCACACAACAAAAGAATTGATTAAGAGTCTACATTTCATAGTGAAAATTTGTCGCAAGCAAGAAGGAGATAGAGAGAGATATTTCAAATCATTATCTGCatgtaaggtctgcgtacagaccccacttgtgggactacactaggtatattgttgttgttgtatctgaATGTAAGGCTGTTCAGAGtttgtttggaaaaattgaATAACTCAGTTTGAATATCAATTTTTTCAAGTGTTTGGTTGAATTGACTTTGCAAAAACAAATAacgttttaaaactttttaaactACGTTTTCTAAATCGTGCAAAGACTGATACTAAgttcttcactttcttttcaagaaatcaattttgagttgttgaaagatttgaaaatttgagtttgGAATTATTTCCAAAACTAGCCAACTTTTTCAGGCAAAAACAACTCAAAGGAACacttcttgaaaattttgaaaactgaGTTTCAAGCTCCATTCTCCTAAATTCTTCAAACAAAATCGCCACCTAGATATTCCCTCTAAATGTCAAACTATTTTCTAGCTCATATCATCTAGTCTGAACAAAGCCAAAGCTAGTCACTAAATCATTGAGAAGATGATAGGAATTAGCTCGACTCTCATCTGCATTAGTTCCAAACTAGCACATTTTATCATTTCAGAAGATGATTTTCTTAGccattcactttttttttttttgatgacatgggaacccgcagttGCTACCCTtcggtgcgcacagggtaaacccagctcctgtgtAATAgttcgcaaaccacacaggagagataagCCCCGTGCGCGAGCTAGACAAGCCCGGTttcaacgagacctccattatgaaagccccgtgcgacgagctcgagaGGCAAATCCCTGCTAtcgtaggcagggggtttcgaacctgagacctccattatgaaagccccgtgcgacgagctcgacccagaaggcaaatcccctgctgtcgtaggcagggggtttcgaacctgagacctccattatgaaagccccgtgcgacgagctcgacccagaaggcaaatcccctgctgtcgTAGGCAGGGGATTTcaaacctgagacctccattatgaatcCCCCGCTGTCGTAGGCGGGGGCccgagacctccattatgaaagccccatgctcagTCAACTGAGCCACCTTGCGGGTTTCTTAGCTATTCACTTTTCTCCACCGGTAACATTAAGTTTCATAATATCCTTATTGGAAGTACATAACTTATTCAACCTTACCATTCAATTAAGTTCTCATGCCAAAATAAATATCTATAAGTACAAAATAGTTCTCTCTTGATTTCAGCATATAAATCTTTCAGCCTTATATCAAAAATATGTGAGCCTCACTTCATAGTATTtcaataattttataaagaagATAAAGACAagaccaacaaaaaaaaaaaaaaaaaaaaaaaaagcccccTAGTCCTAAAtcccaacaaattcatgaaaaaatccCAAATTGATCGGGTCGGGTCAACCCAAACGGGTCGGAATAGATCAAAACAAAAACACACAAGTGAatagaaaaatgaaagaaagagatATATAGAGAAAAGATTAAGACGAACCAAGACTAATAGCTTGGGTAACGAGTTGTCTAAACTGAATTGATTTAATTGAATCGATTTGCTCTCCGATCCACCCCATTTTTTcgtccttctttctttctttcttctctgtgTTGGTCTGAATCTGAAAGTGGGGGTACAGAGAAAGGGCTTTTCGAACTATATGTTGGAAATTTTGGGCCCCGTTTTAGAATTTTAGTAACTACTGGGGTGTCTTTAAATCCTTACCAAATATTTTACTAGGCATTTATTTGGACATTGATTTGgttgaaaaattaaagttgcGTTTAGATATAaatttcacttgaaaaaaaattatacttaaagtttaataagtgaaaaatattttttaattgaaaaactCATCTTCAAAAACTAATCAAAAAATCAGTTCAATGCCTAATTAAagtaatattttacaaaaatatttaaaagaaaaaggaaaaagaacttATGTACAAATATCGTAATAAAGTTATAAAATTCTAGTAGGAGGAAATTTTAATGAGCATTATGTGGACGAATTTAAATTAGTCGGGATCTCAAAGTTGATACAGTATGTTGGGTGGCAAACTAAAATTAATTAGTTTACAACTTAATAATTTCTTCTTATCTCCCCCAATACACAAACATGGTGATATTTGATTAACagggaaaattttaaattatttagataTTAATGTAAGTGGAAAACTTTTGGTCAAATAAATAGGGGTTTAGATACCCCATAAAATTGACTTCAATTTTCATTTGACACCAAAATTaatatcattatctattaaacACTTTAACTCTAACAAAAGGGTATCTATTAAACACCTTAAGGGAATGTGTAAATAAATCCAAAGAGTTGACATCACTTGCTTCATATGGACGAATGAAATAAAAACATGTcagcaaagaagaaaaaagaaaaagacaccTCACAAAATAAACTCTAAACCCctctttctcccttttcttcctccaaatgTCCCTGCggacttaaaataaaaaatactccaatcaataattttCTCGCACCCCATTAAACACTTAGCACTATTCACTAcagaaaaattgaaatttgctACCTACTTTATCGCTAATCCATTACTGAATTGTGAATTGTGCGTAGTTAATTTTTATGATAATTCGTCGCTAAATAGGATTAACAATGAATTTTATTGTTTAGCTACACAATTTGTTGATAGctaattcatgtttttttaTTGCCCAGTTTCCTAGTTTCTTTTCAGTTTGAGACATATTAATGTAATGGATACTTACACATTGTTGGATACGAGGAAGGTGACAGAAAATAACATTAATGAAACCTTATTTTTCATTCCAGAATAAGATGAGTTTACCAGAATAGATTGTAACTTTCTTTAAATGACATCACCATTTATGTTAGATTACAACTTTCTTTAAAGtgtcaaaataaaaattgatgCCAAATTTAACGGACCGTCTATGTATTAGACCAATTTCATTTTGACTAAAATAAATGGGCAAAAGATTGCGCTTCGTACGTGTACATGTTGGACTAGACACATATCAGTTGTAGGAAGTATATAGTTCCGAAAGTGATTTAGGGCTCAACTCTTTGCTTTATATTAGTGGATCTACAAGTTGGGTAAGGTTGAGCGGGGATCTGAGCTCTTTCTTTCCATGTGAGAATATATTGAGACGACGAACAAGACAACTAGTACATTTTTAGTAAAAATTAGAATTCagtagtatgaataatggaatAATAGAATTGAATTGTTGGAATTCATGAATCAACTAtcatttctttttattaataatagtgacgtgaaaaaataatgaatactgGAATTTTTCTGCTATGGTTTAATAGGAGAGCTTAAATAACTTGTCTAAAGCAAACCACATAGAGTGGACACACTGATATTATACAAGAAATGAAATAGGATCGAAGAGATCTTCTTCATTAAAACATTATGCATACAAAATAACAAGAACAATAAAGATGCGTCTTTTGGGGAAAAAGTGACTTAATAGTAG
It includes:
- the LOC132031056 gene encoding uncharacterized protein LOC132031056, whose product is MGWIGEQIDSIKSIQFRQLVTQAISLGMIVTSALIIWKALMCVTGSESPVVVVLSGSMEPGFKRGDILFLHMSKDPIRAGEIVVFNVDGREIPIVHRVIKVHERQETGEVNVLTKGDNNFGDDRLLYAHGQLWLQRHHIMGRAVGFLPYVGWVTIIMTEKPIIKYILIGALGLLVITSKD